A single Terriglobia bacterium DNA region contains:
- the fusA gene encoding elongation factor G produces MKVYEGVNVRNVVVVGHGHAGKTQLISAMLYTAGTTPKLGRVDDGSTTTDFDEEAVARKMTIASAVAYAEWRGTKVNFIDTPGFNMFVHEARMAMPAVEGAVVAVDGVGGVEVVTEKTWQFAEEYNLPRVIVGTRMDRERADTERMLESAVGAFGRAVMPVQIPIGSEKNLSGVVDLVKMKSYTYDMGGSGQGKEGEIPANLKDAAQSAHEKLVELIAEGDDALMEEFFDQGTIGEEHLLAGLRKALDERRIYPVLFTSGLGNIGADRLLQFIADYLPAATGRPAVEAMPGSGNGSPQMRKVADNEPASAFVFKTLNDPFAGRISYFKVYSGVVKNDATLQNFTRSSSEKLAHVSVMQGKNMVPVNELHAGDLGAVAKLRDTLTGDTLGDKGSPIQYPQVKLPEPAITFAIEPKTRADEDKLSNGIAKLREEDAMLRFFRDAQTKEFLIAGTGQQHIEVTVSKLKKRFHTEVNLKAPKVPYRETIRGRADVQGRHKKQTGGHGQFGDCRIKMEPLPRGANFEFVNEIFGGSIPKNFIPAVEKGIVEAAQRGFLAGYPVVDFRVVLYDGSYHDVDSNELSFKTAGRIAFRKAMEQAKPTLLEPVMRVEIEIPDEFAGAIMGDLNGRRGRIQGMDNKAGKTIIRAEVPMAEMLTYGVDLTSMTQGRGSFNMEMNHYDIVPAQQQEKIIENYKKARGEETAEEE; encoded by the coding sequence GTGAAAGTTTATGAAGGCGTCAACGTGCGGAATGTCGTCGTGGTGGGCCACGGCCATGCCGGCAAGACACAACTGATCTCCGCCATGCTCTACACCGCCGGCACGACGCCGAAACTGGGGCGCGTGGACGACGGCAGCACGACCACCGACTTCGACGAAGAGGCCGTGGCGCGGAAGATGACAATTGCCAGCGCGGTGGCCTACGCCGAATGGAGAGGCACGAAGGTCAACTTCATTGACACGCCCGGCTTCAACATGTTCGTCCACGAAGCCCGGATGGCGATGCCGGCGGTAGAGGGCGCTGTGGTAGCCGTGGACGGCGTCGGCGGGGTGGAGGTGGTGACGGAGAAGACCTGGCAGTTCGCGGAAGAATACAACCTGCCGCGGGTGATCGTGGGCACGCGCATGGACCGCGAGCGCGCCGACACCGAGCGCATGCTGGAATCGGCCGTGGGGGCGTTCGGACGCGCCGTGATGCCGGTGCAGATTCCCATCGGCAGCGAGAAGAACCTGAGCGGCGTGGTCGACCTGGTCAAGATGAAGTCTTACACCTACGACATGGGCGGCAGCGGCCAGGGCAAGGAAGGCGAGATCCCGGCGAACCTGAAGGACGCGGCGCAAAGCGCGCACGAGAAGCTGGTCGAGCTGATCGCCGAGGGCGACGATGCGCTGATGGAAGAATTCTTCGACCAGGGCACCATCGGTGAAGAGCACCTGCTCGCCGGCCTGCGCAAAGCGTTGGACGAGCGGCGGATTTACCCCGTGCTGTTCACTTCCGGGCTGGGGAACATCGGGGCCGACCGGCTGCTGCAGTTCATCGCCGATTACCTGCCGGCGGCGACCGGGCGTCCGGCGGTGGAAGCCATGCCGGGCAGCGGCAACGGCTCGCCGCAGATGCGCAAGGTGGCGGACAACGAGCCCGCGTCGGCCTTCGTGTTCAAGACGCTCAACGATCCCTTTGCCGGCCGCATTTCGTATTTCAAGGTGTACTCCGGCGTGGTGAAGAACGACGCCACGCTGCAGAACTTCACCCGTTCCAGCTCGGAGAAACTGGCGCACGTCTCGGTGATGCAGGGCAAGAATATGGTTCCGGTGAACGAACTCCATGCCGGCGACCTGGGAGCGGTGGCGAAACTGCGGGACACGCTGACCGGCGACACGCTGGGCGACAAGGGATCGCCCATCCAGTATCCGCAGGTGAAGCTGCCGGAGCCGGCCATCACCTTTGCCATCGAGCCCAAGACGCGGGCCGACGAAGACAAGCTGTCCAACGGCATCGCCAAGCTGCGCGAGGAAGACGCCATGCTGCGCTTCTTCCGCGACGCGCAGACCAAGGAATTCCTGATCGCGGGCACGGGGCAGCAGCACATCGAGGTGACCGTCTCCAAGCTCAAGAAACGCTTCCACACGGAAGTCAATCTGAAGGCGCCCAAGGTGCCCTACCGCGAGACCATCCGCGGGCGCGCCGACGTGCAGGGACGTCACAAGAAGCAGACCGGCGGGCACGGGCAGTTCGGCGATTGCCGCATCAAGATGGAGCCGCTGCCGCGGGGAGCGAACTTTGAGTTCGTGAACGAGATTTTCGGCGGCTCCATCCCCAAGAACTTCATTCCCGCGGTGGAAAAGGGAATCGTGGAGGCGGCGCAGCGCGGTTTCCTGGCCGGCTACCCGGTGGTGGACTTCCGGGTGGTGCTCTACGACGGCTCCTATCACGACGTGGATTCCAACGAATTGTCGTTCAAGACCGCGGGCCGCATCGCGTTCAGGAAAGCCATGGAGCAGGCCAAGCCGACGCTGCTGGAGCCGGTCATGCGGGTGGAGATCGAGATTCCGGACGAGTTCGCGGGCGCGATCATGGGCGATTTGAACGGGCGGCGCGGGCGCATCCAGGGCATGGACAACAAGGCCGGCAAGACGATTATTAGAGCCGAGGTCCCGATGGCCGAGATGCTGACCTACGGCGTGGACCTGACCTCCATGACCCAGGGCCGGGGGTCGTTCAACATGGAAATGAACCACTACGACATCGTGCCCGCACAACAACAGGAGAAGATCATCGAGAACTACAAGAAGGCGCGGGGCGAGGAGACGGCGGAAGAGGAATAA
- the ruvB gene encoding Holliday junction branch migration DNA helicase RuvB, translating to MPTSKENPDRIVSAAPLDDDASFELKLRPRRLQEFIGQAKVKENLAVAIEAARSRGEALDHVLLYGPPGLGKTTLATIIANELRTQFQQTSGPALQIKGDLTAVLTNIRDKQVLFIDEVHRLQPALEELLYSALEDYKLDIIIGQGPSARTHTIDVQPFTFVGATTRAGLLSSPLRSRFGIVLRLEFYTHQDLEIIVRRSAEILGVKIDGEGALELASRARGTPRIANRLLRRVRDYAQVRGGGHIDRATAEAALQMLEVDRHGFDEIDRKLLLTIINKYQGGPVGVNTLAAALAEEPDAIEEIYEPFLIQIGFLNRTPRGRTVTHLAYEHFGLKPGQRQNTLF from the coding sequence GTGCCTACATCCAAGGAAAACCCAGACCGCATTGTTTCCGCCGCTCCGCTGGACGACGATGCGTCGTTCGAACTGAAGCTGCGGCCCCGCCGCCTGCAGGAATTCATCGGGCAGGCGAAGGTCAAAGAAAACCTCGCGGTGGCCATCGAGGCGGCGCGCTCGCGCGGGGAAGCGCTCGATCATGTGCTGTTGTACGGCCCTCCCGGCCTGGGAAAAACCACGCTGGCCACCATCATCGCCAACGAACTGCGAACCCAGTTTCAGCAGACCTCGGGGCCGGCGCTGCAGATCAAAGGCGACCTGACCGCCGTCCTCACCAACATCCGCGACAAACAGGTGCTGTTCATTGACGAGGTCCACCGGCTTCAGCCCGCGCTCGAAGAACTGCTCTATTCGGCGCTGGAGGATTACAAGCTCGACATCATCATCGGGCAGGGGCCGTCCGCGCGTACCCACACCATTGACGTGCAGCCGTTCACCTTTGTCGGCGCCACCACCCGGGCGGGATTGCTCTCGTCCCCGCTGCGCTCGCGCTTCGGAATCGTGCTGCGGCTGGAGTTTTACACGCACCAGGATTTGGAAATCATCGTGCGCCGGTCGGCGGAAATTCTGGGCGTGAAGATCGATGGCGAAGGCGCGTTGGAGCTTGCCTCACGCGCCCGCGGAACGCCGCGCATCGCCAACCGCCTGCTGCGGCGCGTTCGCGACTATGCCCAGGTCCGCGGCGGCGGCCACATCGATCGGGCGACCGCCGAGGCGGCCCTGCAGATGCTCGAGGTGGACCGCCACGGCTTTGACGAGATTGACCGCAAGCTGCTGCTCACCATCATCAACAAGTACCAGGGTGGTCCGGTCGGCGTGAACACCCTGGCGGCGGCGTTGGCGGAAGAGCCGGACGCGATCGAGGAAATCTACGAGCCGTTCCTGATTCAAATCGGCTTCCTGAACCGCACGCCGCGGGGACGCACGGTGACCCATCTTGCCTACGAGCACTTCGGGCTCAAGCCGGGACAAAGACAGAACACACTGTTCTAG
- a CDS encoding TonB-dependent receptor — protein sequence MFSAVAVLGLLMCASTPLSQAQQLGGAGTITGTVSDPTGAVIPGATVGIRNPVSGFERTAVTNKAGTFNIPNVPFNNYHLTANAPGFAHYAQDIDVRSIVPVNVGVSLAVGEAVTSITVESTAEDLLENTPSFHTDVDRGLFDKLPLESQSSSVSSLVTLATPGIAADSNGLFHGMGDHAENSFSVDGQPITDQQSKVFSNQIPIDSIESLEVIAGAPPAQYGDKTSVVINATTRSGQGVTTPKGSLTTSYGSFGTSNVDFNLAYGGQKWGNFIALSGLNSGRFLDPPEFSVMHDKGNQQNVFDRVDYQVSTADSIHVNLGFTRSWFQNPNSFDMQNATAWNGLVAANGLGPDGLPVGPTDQRSQIKTFNIAPSWTRLLGPTAVFTFGGFVRRDQYNYYPSGNPFADFVPDLQSQTVAQDRTLTNAGLRSDISYVKGIHNLKAGITYQQTFLNENDKLGIVDPTFLGSLTDANGNPCVDANGNPVAAPCTTLAPFDLTAGGSLFGFHGHADVKELALYLQDAITKGSWTFNLGLRGDFYNGLTTHREAEPRLGVAYNIKPSNTVLRVSYARILETPFNENLVLSSVGCANAILNPLLGCSSVSTTPLSPGWRNEFHAGLEQALGRHLVFSGEYIWKYTHNAYDFSILGSTPITFPIQWHTSKIPGVAGRVSLADFHGLTAFTVFSSVAARFFLPQLGGAGATPSAPGGVFRIDHDEKFNQTTHIQYQPWKRGPWIGFNWRYDSGLVAGAVPFAADTTTPVDLTGLSADQQMQAGLFCGSLRPTLSSPLTTCAPSQYGSTLLKIPAPGTEDDDHNPPRVAPRNLFDLSVGHDNLFNRDRYKWSVNFTVINLTNRVALYNFLSTFSGTHYVSPRTVTAQLGFHF from the coding sequence ATGTTCTCGGCGGTTGCGGTCCTCGGGTTGCTGATGTGCGCCAGCACGCCGCTGTCGCAAGCGCAGCAACTGGGCGGCGCGGGAACCATCACGGGCACGGTCAGTGACCCCACCGGCGCGGTGATTCCAGGCGCAACCGTAGGAATTCGGAACCCGGTTAGCGGCTTTGAGCGCACGGCGGTTACGAACAAGGCAGGGACATTCAACATACCCAACGTTCCATTTAACAACTATCACCTCACGGCGAACGCGCCGGGGTTTGCGCACTACGCTCAGGACATTGACGTGCGGTCGATCGTGCCGGTGAATGTGGGTGTCAGCCTGGCGGTGGGGGAGGCCGTCACCAGCATAACGGTGGAAAGCACAGCGGAAGACCTCCTGGAAAACACTCCATCGTTTCACACCGACGTCGATCGTGGTTTGTTTGACAAGCTTCCTTTGGAAAGCCAGTCGTCATCGGTCAGTTCGCTGGTTACGCTCGCCACCCCCGGAATCGCAGCGGATTCCAACGGGCTTTTCCACGGAATGGGGGATCACGCGGAAAACTCATTTTCGGTTGACGGTCAGCCGATCACGGACCAACAGAGCAAAGTCTTTTCCAACCAGATACCGATTGATTCGATTGAGTCGCTGGAAGTGATCGCGGGCGCCCCTCCCGCCCAGTATGGTGACAAAACCAGTGTCGTCATCAACGCAACCACCCGTTCGGGGCAGGGCGTGACTACGCCCAAGGGCTCGCTGACGACTTCCTACGGCAGCTTTGGCACTTCCAATGTCGATTTCAATCTGGCTTACGGAGGTCAGAAGTGGGGGAATTTCATCGCGCTGAGTGGGCTTAACAGCGGGCGCTTCCTCGATCCGCCAGAGTTTTCGGTGATGCACGACAAGGGCAACCAACAGAACGTCTTCGATCGAGTGGACTACCAAGTTTCGACGGCAGACTCGATTCACGTCAACCTGGGTTTCACGCGCTCCTGGTTCCAGAACCCGAACTCGTTCGACATGCAAAACGCGACGGCATGGAACGGGCTGGTGGCGGCTAACGGGCTCGGGCCGGACGGCCTTCCGGTTGGTCCTACCGACCAGCGTTCGCAGATCAAGACATTCAACATCGCGCCGTCATGGACCCGACTACTGGGCCCGACGGCGGTTTTCACGTTCGGCGGTTTTGTGCGGCGAGACCAATACAACTACTATCCCAGCGGCAACCCGTTCGCTGATTTCGTGCCGGATCTTCAGTCACAGACGGTAGCCCAGGACCGGACGCTCACCAACGCGGGTCTGCGCTCGGATATCTCCTACGTGAAAGGAATCCACAACCTGAAGGCTGGAATTACGTATCAGCAAACGTTCCTGAACGAGAACGACAAGCTCGGCATCGTCGATCCCACCTTCCTGGGTTCCCTCACGGACGCGAACGGCAATCCATGCGTGGATGCCAATGGGAACCCGGTTGCAGCTCCGTGCACAACTCTGGCCCCGTTCGACCTCACGGCGGGAGGATCTCTTTTCGGATTTCACGGGCACGCGGACGTGAAGGAGCTGGCGCTCTATCTGCAAGATGCGATCACGAAAGGAAGCTGGACTTTCAACCTCGGACTGCGCGGCGATTTTTACAACGGTCTTACCACGCATCGGGAAGCCGAGCCCCGCTTGGGGGTCGCCTACAACATCAAGCCAAGCAACACGGTTCTTCGCGTTTCTTATGCGCGAATTCTGGAAACTCCCTTTAATGAAAACCTCGTGCTCTCCAGCGTCGGCTGCGCGAACGCTATCCTGAACCCGCTGCTGGGCTGTTCTTCGGTGTCGACGACCCCCTTGAGTCCCGGCTGGCGCAATGAATTCCATGCCGGACTGGAGCAAGCCCTCGGCCGGCATCTGGTGTTTTCCGGGGAGTACATCTGGAAGTACACCCACAACGCTTACGATTTCAGCATCCTCGGCAGCACGCCGATCACATTTCCGATTCAGTGGCATACCTCCAAAATCCCCGGAGTGGCTGGTCGTGTGAGCCTGGCGGACTTCCATGGCCTGACGGCATTCACGGTCTTCTCCAGTGTCGCGGCGCGTTTCTTTCTGCCGCAGCTTGGCGGAGCCGGCGCTACGCCATCGGCTCCCGGAGGAGTGTTCCGCATCGACCACGACGAGAAGTTCAACCAGACGACGCACATTCAGTATCAGCCCTGGAAGCGCGGACCGTGGATTGGTTTCAACTGGCGTTATGACAGCGGCCTGGTCGCCGGCGCGGTGCCGTTTGCAGCCGACACCACGACGCCGGTCGATCTGACGGGACTCAGTGCTGACCAGCAGATGCAGGCAGGCCTCTTCTGCGGCAGCTTGCGGCCAACACTCTCTTCACCGCTCACCACCTGCGCCCCATCCCAGTACGGGTCGACGCTCCTCAAGATTCCGGCCCCAGGGACCGAGGACGACGATCACAATCCGCCGCGGGTCGCTCCCCGCAATCTCTTCGATCTGTCCGTGGGACACGACAACCTTTTCAACCGTGACCGTTACAAGTGGAGCGTGAATTTCACGGTCATCAACTTGACCAACCGAGTGGCGCTGTACAACTTCCTGTCAACTTTCAGCGGCACACATTATGTCAGCCCGCGCACCGTGACCGCTCAACTGGGCTTCCATTTCTGA
- a CDS encoding DsbA family protein produces MNQRSRAWPIILGVLAVGGTIAVRAQTAGEILRPPKGAKVAIVVFEDLECPDCARAAPLVVEAGRTYKIPVVRYDFPLTQHLWSFDAAVLARFFGSKSPALGVDFREYIFRHQQEITGVNPSDEAGQKQRLRAAAEKFAQEHKVALPFVVDPQNKFANAVRADRDLGIRIGIQHTPTLYVVNNSRTGRPFIEVVDRSQLFQLIDQMKAEAGM; encoded by the coding sequence ATGAATCAGCGCAGCCGTGCGTGGCCGATCATTCTTGGGGTTCTCGCGGTCGGCGGAACCATCGCAGTGCGGGCGCAGACCGCCGGCGAAATCCTGCGTCCGCCCAAAGGCGCCAAGGTGGCCATCGTGGTCTTTGAAGACCTGGAGTGTCCCGACTGCGCCCGCGCCGCTCCGCTGGTGGTGGAAGCCGGAAGAACCTACAAGATTCCGGTGGTCCGCTACGACTTCCCGCTGACGCAGCATCTCTGGTCGTTTGATGCCGCGGTTCTGGCGCGCTTTTTCGGCAGCAAGTCGCCCGCCCTCGGCGTGGACTTCCGCGAGTACATCTTTCGGCACCAGCAGGAGATCACCGGCGTGAATCCATCCGACGAAGCTGGCCAGAAGCAGCGCCTGCGCGCCGCCGCGGAAAAATTTGCCCAGGAACACAAAGTCGCGCTGCCCTTCGTCGTGGACCCGCAGAACAAATTCGCCAATGCCGTGCGCGCCGACCGCGACCTCGGCATCCGCATTGGCATTCAGCACACGCCCACGCTCTACGTGGTGAACAATAGCCGCACCGGGCGGCCGTTCATCGAGGTGGTGGACCGCAGCCAATTGTTCCAGTTGATTGACCAGATGAAGGCCGAAGCCGGGATGTAG
- a CDS encoding prepilin-type N-terminal cleavage/methylation domain-containing protein, translating to MRKAKGFSLIELLIVVAIILIIAAIAIPNLIRSKLVANEASAVASVRTITTAETAYAQTFPSIGYTCTIGELGPPASGGPITSSSAGILDAVLASGVKAGYTFSISNCTGVPISTYSSMAVPLTVGASGTRSFCSDVSGIIRQGNDGTAATCQSAGIVLQ from the coding sequence ATGAGGAAAGCAAAGGGATTTTCGCTGATCGAGCTGCTGATCGTGGTGGCAATCATCCTCATCATTGCCGCGATCGCCATTCCGAACCTGATTCGATCGAAACTGGTGGCCAACGAGGCATCGGCGGTGGCGTCAGTGCGGACCATTACTACGGCGGAAACGGCCTACGCACAAACCTTTCCCAGTATCGGTTACACCTGCACCATCGGAGAGTTGGGCCCGCCGGCATCGGGAGGGCCAATCACCTCGAGCAGCGCGGGCATCCTGGACGCGGTACTGGCGTCGGGCGTGAAAGCGGGATACACCTTTTCGATTTCGAACTGCACGGGAGTTCCGATTTCCACCTACAGCTCGATGGCGGTGCCGCTCACCGTCGGCGCCAGCGGCACGCGCTCTTTCTGCTCCGACGTCAGCGGAATCATCAGGCAGGGAAACGACGGAACGGCGGCGACATGCCAATCGGCCGGCATCGTGCTGCAATGA
- a CDS encoding TonB-dependent receptor: MRKRWPLLLLLCGSLCQATVFGGIRGLVHDAQHRPIAGAQVVIRAVNSDFRKTAVTNDLGEFRLEALPAGAYEVEVAAPGFADTRQPITIISGNVAELHFPLSVARVKQEVEVRAEPESVGTTTSTTTSLVSREQIAQTPGADRTNSLAMVTDFTPSAVIVHDQLHLRGGHQVTWLLDGVPVPNTNIASNVGPQFDPKDIDYLEIQRGGYSAEYGDRAYGVLNVVPRSGFERDRQAELVTSFGSFNQTNDQFNFGSHNERFAYYGSVSGNRTDLGLETPVPQVLHDLGSGLSAFASLIYNKTPNDQLRSVISARGDHYQVPNDPDAQAAGLRDVDNERDVFANFSWVHTSPEGLMLTVSPFYHFNSAHYQGSLNDDRGSNYAGGVATLGIDHDRHNARIGLAGFMQHESRALALTSDGGAFSASDHAWGSLASLFAEDQFKAASWLTLNAGVRLTHFSGAVSETVADPRIGATVQIPRLRWTLRAFYGRYYQAPPLFSVGGPVLALAASQGFGFLPLKGERDEQREFGLTIPVRGWSFDFANFRTTAKNFFDHDVLGNSNIFFPLTIDRARIRGYEATVRSPQIAGRASVHLAFSRQWAEGFGGVTGGLTDFSPPPDTWYSLDHDQRDTLTLGGTLRLPLRAWTSANLHYGSGFLDGDGPFHLPRHTTFDLALGKTFGESWTIQASGLNLNNNHYLLDNSNTFGGTHYVNPREVMVEVRYRFKY, encoded by the coding sequence ATGCGCAAGCGCTGGCCTTTGCTTCTCCTTTTATGCGGTTCGCTGTGCCAGGCCACCGTCTTCGGCGGCATTCGCGGCCTGGTACACGACGCCCAGCATCGTCCCATCGCCGGCGCCCAGGTCGTGATCCGCGCCGTCAACTCCGATTTCCGCAAGACCGCGGTCACCAACGATCTCGGCGAATTCCGCCTGGAGGCGCTCCCAGCCGGCGCCTATGAAGTCGAGGTCGCCGCACCCGGCTTCGCCGATACCCGCCAGCCCATCACCATCATCTCCGGCAACGTTGCTGAATTGCACTTCCCGCTGTCGGTGGCGCGGGTGAAGCAGGAGGTCGAGGTGCGCGCTGAGCCCGAATCGGTCGGTACCACGACCTCCACCACCACGAGCCTGGTCAGCCGCGAGCAGATCGCGCAGACTCCCGGCGCCGACCGCACCAACAGTCTCGCCATGGTCACCGACTTTACGCCCAGCGCGGTCATCGTGCATGACCAGCTGCACCTGCGGGGCGGACACCAGGTCACCTGGCTGCTCGATGGCGTTCCGGTGCCGAACACCAATATCGCCAGCAATGTCGGCCCGCAGTTCGATCCCAAGGACATCGATTACCTGGAAATCCAGCGCGGCGGGTACTCCGCCGAATATGGCGACCGCGCCTACGGCGTGCTCAACGTGGTCCCGCGTTCGGGCTTCGAGCGCGACCGCCAGGCCGAACTCGTCACCAGCTTCGGCAGCTTCAACCAGACCAACGACCAGTTCAATTTCGGCAGCCACAATGAGCGCTTCGCTTATTACGGCAGCGTATCCGGCAACCGTACCGATCTCGGTCTCGAAACCCCGGTCCCGCAGGTGCTGCACGATCTCGGAAGCGGCCTGAGCGCGTTCGCGTCGTTGATCTACAACAAAACGCCGAACGACCAACTGCGATCCGTGATCTCCGCCCGCGGCGACCACTACCAGGTCCCCAACGATCCCGATGCCCAGGCCGCCGGTCTGCGCGACGTGGACAACGAGCGCGACGTCTTCGCCAACTTCTCCTGGGTGCACACTTCGCCCGAGGGCCTGATGCTGACCGTCTCGCCGTTCTACCATTTCAACAGCGCGCACTATCAGGGCAGCCTCAATGACGATCGCGGCTCCAACTATGCCGGCGGGGTGGCCACGCTCGGCATCGACCACGACCGCCACAATGCCCGCATCGGCCTGGCAGGCTTCATGCAGCACGAATCGCGCGCACTTGCGTTGACCAGCGACGGCGGTGCGTTCAGCGCGTCAGATCATGCGTGGGGCAGCCTCGCGTCCCTGTTTGCTGAGGACCAGTTCAAGGCCGCATCATGGCTCACCTTGAATGCCGGCGTGCGCCTCACGCACTTCAGCGGCGCCGTCAGCGAGACCGTGGCCGACCCGCGTATCGGCGCCACGGTGCAAATCCCGCGGCTGCGCTGGACCTTGCGCGCCTTCTACGGACGCTACTACCAGGCGCCGCCGCTGTTCAGCGTGGGTGGCCCGGTGCTCGCCCTTGCCGCCAGCCAGGGGTTCGGCTTCCTGCCGCTCAAGGGAGAGCGTGACGAACAGCGCGAATTTGGCCTCACTATCCCGGTTCGCGGCTGGAGCTTCGACTTCGCCAACTTCCGCACCACTGCGAAAAACTTTTTCGACCACGACGTTCTCGGCAATTCCAACATCTTTTTTCCGCTCACCATTGACCGCGCCCGCATTCGCGGCTACGAAGCCACCGTGCGTTCCCCGCAGATCGCCGGCCGCGCCAGCGTTCATCTCGCCTTCTCGCGGCAGTGGGCGGAAGGCTTTGGCGGCGTAACCGGCGGTTTGACGGATTTCTCGCCGCCGCCCGACACCTGGTACTCCCTCGACCACGACCAGCGCGACACGCTCACGCTGGGCGGCACCCTGCGCCTGCCGCTGCGCGCCTGGACGTCCGCCAACCTTCACTATGGTTCCGGGTTTCTTGACGGCGACGGCCCCTTCCATCTCCCGCGGCACACCACGTTCGATCTTGCCCTGGGCAAGACGTTCGGCGAGAGTTGGACCATCCAGGCCAGCGGCCTGAACTTGAATAACAACCACTACTTACTCGACAACAGCAACACCTTCGGCGGCACTCATTACGTCAACCCGCGCGAAGTGATGGTCGAAGTCCGCTACCGGTTCAAGTATTAG
- a CDS encoding CBS domain-containing protein: MGLLHLCDEHPAVVQPETSAADAIQIMLEHRVGAVTVVDEKRVVAGIFTERDVLRKLALSGLDPATTAVAGLMTAPVILATADTSPGEAFAIMMERHFRHLPVVDDQGRLIAMLSIRNLLQWRVDELTERLDTMEQYMTNDAPGG, translated from the coding sequence ATGGGCTTACTCCATCTCTGTGACGAGCATCCTGCCGTCGTCCAACCGGAGACGAGCGCGGCCGATGCGATCCAGATCATGCTCGAGCATCGCGTCGGCGCGGTCACGGTGGTGGACGAAAAGCGAGTGGTCGCCGGCATCTTTACCGAGCGCGATGTCCTGCGCAAACTCGCCCTCAGCGGCCTCGATCCCGCCACGACCGCGGTCGCCGGTCTGATGACGGCCCCGGTCATTCTGGCCACGGCCGATACGTCGCCCGGCGAGGCCTTCGCCATCATGATGGAGCGCCACTTCCGCCATCTTCCCGTGGTGGACGATCAAGGCCGTCTGATCGCCATGCTCTCCATCCGCAATCTGCTGCAGTGGCGCGTTGACGAACTCACCGAACGCCTCGACACCATGGAGCAGTACATGACCAACGATGCTCCGGGAGGATGA
- a CDS encoding ATP-binding cassette domain-containing protein, whose amino-acid sequence MALVEVRNLTKIFPLGESIWGGSAKGEVRAVDDVSLDIHRGETLGLVGESGSGKSTLGRLILRLIEPTSGSVRFDERVDVLSASAAGVRRLRRDMQIIFQDPFGSLDPRMRVTDILAEPAVIHRAQTGRNQPAPPTPAELLRAVGMDESALSRFPHEFSGGQRQRIGIARALALRPRFIVADEPVSALDVSVGAQIINLMAELQREFGLTYLFISHSMPVVRYLATRIAVMYRGKLVEVGPAEQIMTLPAHAYTRSLLAATPEMSQL is encoded by the coding sequence GTGGCTTTAGTCGAAGTCCGCAATCTGACCAAGATTTTCCCGCTCGGCGAATCCATCTGGGGTGGAAGCGCCAAGGGGGAAGTGCGCGCCGTGGACGACGTCTCGCTGGACATTCACCGCGGTGAGACGCTGGGGCTGGTGGGCGAATCGGGCAGTGGCAAGAGCACGCTGGGACGGTTGATCCTGCGGCTGATTGAGCCAACCTCGGGTAGCGTGCGCTTCGACGAGCGCGTGGATGTGTTGTCGGCGAGCGCAGCGGGAGTGCGGCGGCTGCGGCGCGACATGCAGATCATCTTCCAAGACCCGTTCGGCTCGCTCGACCCGCGGATGAGAGTGACGGACATTTTGGCCGAGCCCGCGGTCATTCACCGCGCCCAGACCGGCCGCAACCAACCCGCGCCGCCCACCCCCGCCGAACTGCTGCGCGCCGTCGGCATGGATGAGTCGGCGCTCAGCCGTTTTCCTCACGAGTTCAGCGGCGGGCAGCGGCAAAGGATCGGGATCGCGCGGGCGCTGGCGCTGCGGCCGCGCTTCATCGTCGCCGACGAACCGGTGTCGGCGCTCGACGTCAGCGTGGGCGCGCAGATCATCAACCTGATGGCAGAACTGCAGCGCGAATTCGGCCTCACCTACCTGTTCATCTCGCACTCCATGCCGGTGGTGCGCTACCTGGCAACGCGCATCGCCGTGATGTACCGGGGCAAGCTCGTGGAGGTGGGCCCGGCGGAACAGATCATGACGCTGCCGGCACATGCGTACACCCGCAGTTTGCTGGCGGCCACGCCGGAGATGAGCCAACTGTGA